From Micromonospora echinaurantiaca:
TTGGCGGCGACCGCCATTCCGGAGATCAACCCGCCGCCACCGACCCCGGTGACGATCGTCCTGACGTCCGGGCACTGCTCCAGGATCTCCAGCGCCACGGTGCCCTGGCCGGCGATCACGTCCCGGTGGTCGAACGGGTGGATCAGCACCGCGCCGGTGCGCTCGGCGAAGGTCTGCGCCGCGACCAGCGACTCGTCGACGTTGGTGCCGACCAACTCGACCTGCGCGCCGTACCCCTTGGTGGCGGCCACCTTCGGCAGCGGCGCGTTCACCGGCATGAAGACCGTGGCGTGCGTGCCGACCAGGCCGGCGGCGAGCGCGACCCCCTGGGCGTGGTTGCCGGCGCTCGCCGCGACCACGCCGCGGGACCGTTCCTCCTCCGACAGCCGGCAGATCCGCACGTACGCGCCGCGCACCTTGTACGAGCCGGCCCGCTGGAGGTTCTCGCACTTGAGCCACGCCGGCCCGCCGAGCGCCGCGCTCAGCGGGCGGGAGGGCTCCAGCGGGGTGGTGCGGGTGACGCCGGCGAGCAACTCCCGCGCGGCCCGTACGTCGGCGAGGCCGACCAGTTCCGTCATGCCCCGATCGTGCCACCCGCCGATGACGGACCGGCGGCGACGCCCCCGCCTCGCCACGTCTGAACGGTCGGTCCCGGGTCGCCCACGGAACGCACCGACCGCCCCGGTCAGGCAGGGCGGGAAGCGCCGGCGCGGCGGGTCAGACGGGGGCGGGGATCCGCGGGTAGCCCGGGGCGTGCCGGGACCAGGGGGCCTGCATCTCGAACTGGCCGGCCACGCCGAGCAGCAGCAGCTCCGAACCGGGCGGGCCGACCAGTTGCACCGCCACCGGCAGCCCGTCCGGGCGACGGCCGACCGGCACCACCAGCGCGGGCAGGCCGGCGACGTTCCACGGCGCGGCGTACGGGGCGTAGCGGATGTTCGCCACCATGTTGGCCCGCCAGGACCGGCCGGACCAGTGCGCGGCCTCCGGCGGCGGGCCGGCCAGCGCCGGGGTGAGCAGCAGGTCGACCGAGTGGTCGGAGAAGAAGCCGATGGACCGCTCCCGCCAGGCGGCCCGGTCGGCCTCCCGCACGTACCCGCGCCGCTGCGCCCAGTCACCGAGGGCGACGTGCCGGCGGCTGCGCGGTTGCAGGCTGCGCCGGTCCAGCCCGGCGGCGCGGGCGTCGGCGGCGGCCGCGGCGAACCAGGTGGCGATCCCCTGCAGGCCGAGCCGGGTCGGGTAGACCGGGTCGGCGGGGACGGTGTCGTGCCCGGCGGCGGCGAGCAGCCGGCCGGCGGCCGCGACCGCGTCCCGGTTCGGCTGGTCGGGGCGGACGCCGCGGACCGGTGAGCGGAGCGAGACGCCGACCCGCAGCCGCTGCGGCGGGACCAGCTTCTCCGGCCGGCGACCGGCCAGCACCGAGAAACCGACCGCCGCGTCGGCGACCGTGGTGGTCAGCATGCCGTGCTCGGTGAGGCCGAACCAGTCCTCCGCGCCGAGCTGGCAGGGCACCACGCCCCGGCCGGGCTTGAGCCCAACCAGGCCGCAGCAGGCGGCCGGGATGCGGATCGAGCCGAGGCCGTCGTTGCCGTGCGCGATCGGCACCAGGCCGGCGGCGACCGCGGCGGCCGCTCCGCCGGAGGACCCGCCGGGGGTGCGGCCGGTGTCCCAGGGATTGCGGGTCACCGCCGTCTCGTCGTCGGTCAGGCCCCAGAGGCCGAGTTCCGGCATCCGGGTCACCCCGAGGATCACCGCGCCGGCCCCGCGCAGCCGGCGGACCACCTCGTGGTCGGCCTCCGCCACGCCGGTACGCACCGCGGCCGACCCGTTCCAGGTGGGCAGCCCGGCGACCGGGGTGTTCTCCTTGACCGCCACCGGCACCCCGGCCAGCGGCAGGTTGGCCAGGTCCTCCTGCTCGTCGACCTTCTCCGCCTCGGTGATCGCCTCCCCGCCGC
This genomic window contains:
- a CDS encoding amidase, with translation MAVQDIMPTWVGATAKQIARGVRRGDVSATQVVADHLDHIARADADLAAFRTVRGGEAITEAEKVDEQEDLANLPLAGVPVAVKENTPVAGLPTWNGSAAVRTGVAEADHEVVRRLRGAGAVILGVTRMPELGLWGLTDDETAVTRNPWDTGRTPGGSSGGAAAAVAAGLVPIAHGNDGLGSIRIPAACCGLVGLKPGRGVVPCQLGAEDWFGLTEHGMLTTTVADAAVGFSVLAGRRPEKLVPPQRLRVGVSLRSPVRGVRPDQPNRDAVAAAGRLLAAAGHDTVPADPVYPTRLGLQGIATWFAAAAADARAAGLDRRSLQPRSRRHVALGDWAQRRGYVREADRAAWRERSIGFFSDHSVDLLLTPALAGPPPEAAHWSGRSWRANMVANIRYAPYAAPWNVAGLPALVVPVGRRPDGLPVAVQLVGPPGSELLLLGVAGQFEMQAPWSRHAPGYPRIPAPV